One genomic segment of Helianthus annuus cultivar XRQ/B chromosome 14, HanXRQr2.0-SUNRISE, whole genome shotgun sequence includes these proteins:
- the LOC110906194 gene encoding uncharacterized protein LOC110906194: MDVSEDLLLDDENQDMEDDIVDVEHDVPAIVADPVLEPDFVDVAHIPAVVHQANQYELTWCPSFRFRFQKAFAANVDMSVLDEMVVQTEDGFSMTLEIRQETAHWKMLQAGLENGAQFLLRYYRDQNTLRILNPNP, translated from the exons ATGGATGTTAGTGAAGATTTGTTATTAGACGACGAAAATCAAGACATGGAAGATGACATTGTAGACGTTGAACATGATGTGCCAGCCATTGTAGCGGATCCTGTGTTGGAACCAGACTTTGTTGACGTTGCACATATTCCGGCCGTTGTTCATCAAGCCAACCAATACGAACTAACATGGTGTCCATCTTTTCGTTTT CGGTTCCAAAAGGCATTTGCAGCAAATGTAGATATGTCTGTCCTTGATGAGATGGTAGTTCAAACTGAAGACGGGTTTTCAATGACACTAGAGATCCGGCAAGAAACGGCACATTGGAAAATGCTGCAGGCTGGGTTGGAAAATGGAGCTCAGTTTTTGCTCCGATATTATAGGGATCAAAACACGTTGCGAATTCTTAATCCGAACCCCTAG